Proteins from one Pseudoliparis swirei isolate HS2019 ecotype Mariana Trench chromosome 22, NWPU_hadal_v1, whole genome shotgun sequence genomic window:
- the ube3d gene encoding E3 ubiquitin-protein ligase E3D, whose product MADVAKPAKTHGVGVFLELRKRLETGLLIVGKDVASSPADVVVSAGESSLHVKTPRGELVLTLPAGVNYEQGSCVPTPAGEFSDEELHFRLRIGVSRHPDEEAPAVETLRAKETYCFHCQGCMTRLLEDREFKRVLPLPNGNWNAIVDDWCCHPDPFVKKLLPGAEDCLVGDTFLLLARDASCAETLTQEESPDESEESPDSKKTCRRLTLISCKSCSLVLGEAVAPETLKLYITQVVVEPAVGDRELEASLNRSLFVEQTVAARLLGLSSSLSTFHFSVQTPDGKAFLLVWLLNSDSVMASVPESCVGDEEPLRAARALKVLYASSSDTGPQQTDIVASWEANAVGHPLVLPLNVCEELLQVIDDSHATLPASMRCMRSYEVAYLRL is encoded by the exons ATGGCAGATGTGGCAAAGCCAGCTAAAACACATGGAGTTGGAGTCTTCTTAGAGCTGAGAAAAAGACTGGAGACTGGACTGCTTATTGTCGG GAAAGACGTGGCCAGCAGTCCAGCGGATGTGGTCGTGTCCGCTGGGGAGTCCTCGCTCCACGTCAAGACTCCCAGAGGGGAGCTGGTCCTGACTCTGCCGGCGGGAGTCAACTACGAGCAGGGCTCCTGCGTCCCGACGCCCGCGGGAGAGTTCAGTGACGAGGAGCTGCATTTCCGACTGCGCATCGGCGTCTCGCGACACCCGGACGAAG AGGCTCCTGCCGTGGAGACGCTCCGGGCCAAAGAGACGTATTGCTTCCACTGCCAGGGCTGCATGACCAGGCTGctggaggacag AGAGTTTAAGCGAGTCCTTCCTCTTCCCAACGGCAACTGGAACGCCATCGTGGACGACTGGTGTTGCCACCCCGATCCCTTCGTCAAGAAGCTCCTCCCCGGAGCCGAGGACTGCCTGGTGGGTGACACCTTCCTCCTGCTGGCCAGAGATGCCAGCTGTGCAGAGACTCTCACGCAGGAGGAGAGCCCGGATGAGTCGGAGGAGAGTCCCGATTCAAAG AAAACCTGCCGCCGACTGACACTCATTTCCTGTAAGAGCTGTTCGTTGGTGCTGGGCGAGGCTGTTGCTCCAG AGACTCTGAAACTGTACATCAcgcaggtggtggtggagccTGCTGTGGGAGACCGAGAGCTCGAAGCTTCACTCAACAG GTCTCTCTTCGTGGAGCAGACGGTAGCCGCCCGGCTGTTGGGCCTGTCCAGCTCCCTGAGCACCTTCCACTTCTCCGTCCAGACCCCTGATGGGAAAGCCTTCTTATTG gtctgGCTGCTGAACAGCGACTCCGTGATGGCGTCGGTCCCGGAGTCGTGCGTCGGGGACGAAGAGCCCCTCCGAGCTGCCAGAGCCCTGAAAGTCCTCtacgcctcctcctccgacacGGGCCCCCAGCAGACAGA catTGTGGCGAGCTGGGAGGCCAATGCCGTGGGACATCCCTTGGTGCTGCCGCTGAACGTGTgcgaggagctgctgcaggtgatcGATGACAGCCACGCGACACTTCCTGCCTCTATGCGCTGCATGAGGTCCTACGAG GTGGCGTACCTGAGACTGTGA